A region from the Lentisphaera profundi genome encodes:
- a CDS encoding type 1 glutamine amidotransferase domain-containing protein: MNVLFVMTSHDQLGDTGRKTGLWAEEFAAPYYLLLDAGVKITLASPKGGQIPIDPSSTVVDAQTDATLRLDKDEKTLKILANSCLLSEVKSSDFDAVFYPGGHGPLWDLTNDKKSIQLIEDFLQEGKPVATVCHATAVLLKVSKNDGTSFVKDCKLTGFSNSEEAAVGLSDIVPFLLEDELLAKGAKYEKREDWSSFTLQDGQLITGQNPGSSIAVAKLLLKKLEAK; encoded by the coding sequence ATGAATGTATTATTTGTAATGACTTCTCACGATCAACTTGGCGATACAGGTAGAAAAACCGGATTATGGGCGGAGGAATTTGCTGCGCCATATTATTTGCTATTGGATGCGGGTGTCAAAATTACTCTAGCAAGTCCTAAGGGAGGTCAAATCCCTATCGATCCCAGTAGTACAGTCGTCGATGCCCAAACAGATGCGACGCTCCGGCTCGACAAAGATGAAAAAACTCTGAAGATATTAGCCAATTCATGCTTACTTTCTGAAGTCAAGTCATCTGATTTTGATGCTGTTTTTTATCCTGGAGGCCATGGTCCTTTATGGGATTTAACTAATGATAAAAAATCTATTCAGCTAATTGAGGATTTTCTTCAAGAAGGGAAGCCAGTTGCTACGGTATGTCATGCGACTGCAGTTTTATTGAAGGTCAGTAAAAATGATGGTACTTCTTTCGTCAAGGATTGTAAGCTTACCGGCTTCAGTAATAGCGAAGAAGCGGCCGTAGGTTTGAGTGATATAGTCCCATTTCTCCTTGAAGATGAATTACTTGCTAAAGGTGCAAAATACGAAAAAAGAGAAGATTGGAGCTCTTTTACTCTACAAGATGGCCAATTGATTACAGGACAGAATCCAGGCTCGTCGATTGCTGTTGCAAAGCTACTTTTAAAAAAGTTAGAGGCTAAGTAG
- a CDS encoding GNAT family N-acetyltransferase has product MKIKTISPNNKHFESVCFHLTLWIHQEFDYFLYLQLKWDLIDQYQLAKTRHKKKRSRNHFPKIIIATHKGDLIGFCRLVAEVLPEQKKIGPWLSQMYILETQRSKGYGTKIIEYVGLVAKKLKYKTLYLRTEDQEKFYQKLDWQFFEKHSENDTEFTVLKKNL; this is encoded by the coding sequence ATGAAAATTAAAACTATCAGCCCAAATAACAAACATTTTGAATCCGTCTGTTTTCATTTAACCCTATGGATCCATCAAGAGTTTGATTACTTCTTATATTTACAACTAAAGTGGGATTTAATCGACCAATACCAACTTGCAAAAACAAGGCATAAGAAAAAGCGGAGCCGCAATCATTTCCCGAAGATTATCATTGCCACCCATAAGGGTGACTTAATTGGTTTTTGCCGGCTCGTAGCCGAGGTACTACCAGAACAAAAAAAAATTGGACCTTGGCTCAGTCAAATGTACATACTAGAAACTCAGCGTAGCAAGGGCTACGGCACAAAAATTATTGAATACGTTGGTTTAGTCGCAAAAAAATTAAAATATAAAACACTGTATCTAAGAACTGAAGATCAAGAAAAATTTTATCAAAAACTTGATTGGCAATTCTTTGAAAAACACAGCGAGAATGACACTGAGTTCACTGTATTGAAAAAAAATCTCTAA